The Fusobacterium russii ATCC 25533 sequence CACCATAAGTTGCATCAATAGAAACTACATTTCCACTGGCAGTTTTTACAGTACCAATTTTAGCCTTAGAAAGAAGATTAGTTTTTTCTCCATTATGAACAACGAAAAATTCTTTTGGAAGATGTGTGTTTCCATCTACAGTAGCAATGTTCAAAGGATCAGCTTTTTTTCCTTCTGAAGGATGACCTAAAATAGCCTTCATTTTAAATTGGTTCATTCCACTTACATCTAATTTAGATGTATAAAGGAAATGTTCATGTGCAAAAGCACTGGCAGATAATAATAGAGCACCTAAAAATAAAACAGATTTTTTCATTTTGATACCTCCTAAAATTTTATTATACAAAATGTAATTTTTAAAATAATATTTAGTATCATCCCACCTTATAATTTATTTCAAAACTTTATTTTTCTGTCATAGCATCTTTCCAGTCACCAAAATCATATTCGGCAACTGCTTTTTCCCAAGCTCCTTGTTCGGCAGAGTTAAGAGCAGGTCCTTTTTTTCCAATAACATGTCCTTCACCGGCATTGAAGTAAACTTCATACTTTTCAGTAGCTGGTTTAGGTACAGTTAAGCTATTATCTTTTCCAATCTTTCCCTTGAATATGATTTCTTTTCCTTTAAATGTATCCTCAGGACCGTTATAAGGTTTATCCTTTACAATTACAATTTCTACTCCTTCTGCAGCAGCACCATTAGAGAAGCCCCCTTCTATATAAATAGTTCCATCTCCATTATCATCAACTGATAAAAGTGGAGAGTGTGCAAATAAAGAAATAGAAACAACAAGACTTAGTGAAAACATTAAGATTTTTTTCATAATTTTTTCCTCCTGTATAAATTTATAAGTTATTTTGAAAGAGCTTGAATAAGATTAGTTGTATTCTCTTTGTAAGATTTTAGTATGGCATCCGGATCCATTTTTCCATCCAAATCCATAGGAATATCTAAAGTATTGATAACAACAAAATCCCCTCCGGCATCTTTTATGGCCTTAATTACATTTTTCTTTAACCATCTATCAGATACAAGTACATTTATTCCCTTTTTTTTCATCAGTTCTACAACATTTTCTGCTGTTATATTTTCTGGATTTTCATACTCAAAAAATATATTTAAGTCATTTAAAAAATATTGTAAGTTTTCACTTAAAGAGATAACTTCAGATGAATTTGCTTTTAAGAGAGCTTCATTTGCAATTTTTTCTTCCTGTAATATTTTTGCAGTGAATACAGCTACATTTTTCTCAATTTTTGCTTTATTTTTAGGATATATTTTAGCCAAATCTCTTGCAATAATATTTACCATTCTAACAACATTTTTACTTCCCATCCAAACATAGAAATTAGTTTTACCATTTGAATAGTCACTGTAAAATAAAGAAGACATCTTGTCATCATAAGGGAAACTTGCATCTATTTCAATTATTTTTATATTATGAGCTCTAGCTTTTCCATAAATGACATCTTCTTCCCAAATTCTTGCGATATCTATAACTGCTTGAGCTTTTTTGGCAACAGATAGGTCAAAATCTTCTTGACGAATGGCTTCTCTTGACATAGTCATAGAAGTTCCTGCATCAAAAGCATTGTAAACTTTTATATCTGTTCCCTTAGTTATGTAGCTTGTTAGGGAATAAAGAGGTTGAATTGAAGTAATAACAATATTTTCAGCAAAGGAAAAACTTGCTAAAAATAACATAGACAAACATAATAAAATTTTTTTCATATTTTATTCTCCTTCTGCAAAACGTTTAAATAACATTTTTATTATTATAGTTATGATAAAAATTACAGAAGCTATTAAAATTATAGCTCCTCCTGATGGAATTGAAATAGCAAAGTGTATTGGTAAGTATATACCCAATAAACAGCTAATTAGTGAAAATATAATACTATAACTTACAAAGCCTTTTATAGACTTAGATAAATTCTTAGCAGAAGCTGCTGGAATTAAAAGCAAAGCTTCTACAAGTATAGAACCGACAATTTTAACTGAAGCAATAGTAATAACAGTTACTATAACAATGAAAGCATATTCTATAAGTTTAACATTAACTCCTCTGACTGAAGCTAGGCTTGGATTGAAGCTAGCAAGTAACATTTTATTTAAGAAAGGAATTAAAATCAAAACAATAATGATAGAAGTAGCAATAAGTATATAAATATCGCTGTCATTTACTGTTAAGATTGAACCAAATAAAATGCTTTCAAGTGCATGAGAGTTGACTTTTCCTGACACATAAATCAAAAGTGAGCCACCTAAGGCTATGGACATAGCAAGAAACACTCCAATTAATGTATCGGAAGACATTTTAGTTCTATTTTTAGTGTAATTAATTATCAAACCAAATAGAATACAATAAGTAAACAAAGAAATATATGGTGCAGAAAAAGGCTCACCAAGTATTACACCGATTGCAATACCGGTCATAGAAGCATGCCCAACAGCCTCAGAAAAGAATGCCATTTTTTTTGCAACAACCATTGTACCTATTGCACCTAAAATTGGTCCGATTAGTAGTGCACAGACAATGGCATTTATTACGAAACCATATTTAAAAGACTCCGGTATTTTACCTTGTTCTGCCAAAGCTATTATAAATACTCTAAAATTTTCAAACATTATTTAAATTTCACCTAAACCTTTTTTGAATATTGAATAAATTATTATTGAAATATTCTCAATATTTTATCATCTGTTAGCTCTATTCTTGGATCGCCACTAAATACGATTTTTTGTTTAACACAAGTGACAGTGTCTGCCAATTCTTTAACTTGGGCTAAATTATGATGTATCCATAGAACTGTTATTTCCTGTTCTTTTAATTCAAGAATAATTTCTTTAAAGTACTCTTCACCTTGTTTATCAATACCTGTTAAAGGTTCATCAAGAATTACTAAATTTGGAGTGGGATGTAAGGCCTGAGCTAGAAGAACTCTTTGCCTTTCTCCACCGGATAAATTTCCCAAAAGTCTTTTTCTCTTTCCAGAGATAGAAAGTTTTTCAAGGAGATCATCTATGTGTTTTTTATGCTTAGATGACATTCCAAAAAAACAGGGTAGAGATTGACAACTCATAGCCATAAAATCTTCTACAGTAATGGGCAAAGTTTTCTCAAAATCTAAGACTTGAGGAACATAACCTATTATTTTTTCTTTTTCAAAGGACATAACAATTTCACCTTCAAAAGGCATTTGCCCTAAAATACATCTAAGAAGTGAAGTTTTCCCTCCGCCATTTGGTCCTACTAAGCAATGAATTTCACCAGCTTTTATCGTTAAATTAATGTCTTTTAAAATTTCACTACTAGATAAGGTTAAATTTAGATTTTTAATATCTATTTGTATTCCATTCATTTTATTCCCTTTTTCTTTGCGACATCTTTCATTGCTTTTACAATTTCATCCAAGTTTAGTTTTATAAATTTTTCAAAGCTATCAATTTCATAAGGTCCATTTGTCATGTGAGAAAGAGATCTAACTTCAACTCCAGTTTCATCATGAATAGTATCAACAAATTTATTATTGAAGTTCTTTTCACCAAAAATTACATCTATCTTTTCTTTTTTTATTACAGCAATAACTTTTTGTAAATCAGAAGCACTAGGTTGTGCACCATGAGATGGTTCTATTACAGCTTTAACATCAATACCAAATTCAGAAAGTAAATAATCATAGCCGCCATGTAATGTAGCAACTCTAAAATCTAAATTAGTTAAACTTTGTACTTCACTTAGGGCATCTGTTTTTAATTTTCTTAATTTTTTAGCATAGTCCCTTGCATTTTTTATATAGAAATCTTTATTACTAGGATCTATTTCTCCAAGTTCTTTAGCTATATTATAGATCTGTTGTATAGATGTTGTAATTGATATAAAAGTATGAGGGTTTAAGACTTTTTCAGAGCTTAAAGTTCCTGCTATTGGCATTAAAGAAACATTTTTATTTGCATAGATAACTTTTATTTTATCTTTGTTGTCAGTAGCATTTAAAATATCAAAGATGAATTCATCATGTCCAACTCCATTTACAACTAGGACATCTAAGTTATTAACATTTTTAATATCTTCAGGTTTTGGTTGATAACTATGAGAATCATATAAATCTAGCCTTATTACTGGAATAACATCTAATTTATCTCCAGCCACATTTTTTACAAAACTATAGTATGGTTGTAGAGTAACACCAACTTTCAATTTATCTTTTCCAAAGGAAAAAACACTGAAAATTAAAAAAAACAATCCAAATAAAATTTTATTAAAATTTTTCATAATATCCTCCTAATATTTCTAAATTTTATTTTTTTTCTTAGCTATGTATTTTATTGTGTCGACAATTTCCTCTAAGTCAACTTTTATAAGTTTTTCAAAGCTATCTATTTCATACGGACCACTTGTCAAGTGATCTAAAGTTCTAAGTTCTATACCTGTTTCTCTCTGGATAGCTTCTACATATTTATTACTAAAATGTTTTTCACCGAAAATTACATCTATGTTTTCAGCTTTTATTATATCCACAGCTTTTTTAATGTCGGCAACACTGGGCTGTGCACCATGAAAAGGTTCTATAACTGCTTTAACATCAATTCCAAATTCGGCAAAGAGATAGTCGTAGCCCCCCATAAAAGTGGCAACTTTAAATTCAAAATTATCTAAATCTTTAATTTTATCTAATGCTTCAACTTTTAATTTTCTTAATTTTTTAACATATTCTCTTGCATTCTCTAAATAGAATTCTTTATTTTTACTGTCTATCTCAGCTAGCTCTCTGGCAATGTTGTAAATTTGCTGTATAGAAGTAGTTATAGATATAAAAGTGTGAGTATTTAAAATTTTCTGAGAATTGAGTGTACCGGCAACCGGCATAAGAGAAATATCTTTATTTGCATATATAACTTTAATCTTATCTTTTCTATCAGAAGCATTTAAAATTTCAAACATAAATTCATCATGCCCTATGCCATTTACGACTAACACATCCAAATCAGCAACTCTTTTTATATCTTCAATTTTAGGTTGATAACTATGTGAATCATAGAGATCCAACCTTGCTACCGGGATTACTTCTGCCCTATCTTTTACAATATTAGAAACAAAACTGTAATAAGCTTGCAAGCTTACACCTATTTTTAATTTATCATTTGAAAATGAAAAAGTTGAAAAAATTAAAAAAAATATTGAAAAAAACCTCTTCATAGTTATTCTCCTTTAAACTTTTTTCTTTCATCTTCTCCAGTATAAGGAACAATTTTTTTAAAGTCAGCTTCATATTTTTCAAAATTTTTTAAAATGTCCTCTTTAGGAAGTTTTTTATTCATATAGAAAATATTACTTTTTCCTATATCCTCTTTATTTAATTCCACCAAAAACGATCCAATTTCATCAGTAGAACTTATTCCAAGATAAAAAAATTCATTGTCATGTTTAAATTCATTCCAATCTAAAGCACCTTTTTGTTCCCAAATTTTATCTCTATGATATGGTGGAATCTCTTCTTCATCTAATAAAGAAATAGAAGGAATTTCACCTAAATCACTTTTTAAGAGAGAGATATCAACTAAAGAATTTAAAATATCGGCATATATACTTGATTCAATATTGTTTAAACTAGAAAAAGCACTTATCTCATCATTTTGAATTTTTTGAGTATAAGGCTCTTTATATCTCATTTTTAATAATATTGTTGCAAAAAAAATTAAAATAAAAAAAGTTAACAACAAATAGAAATTCTCTTTTTTAGAAGTTAACGGTTTAATAACAAATTTATTTATTTTAAACACCCCATTTTCTGAAAAATATTTACCTTATTATCATAGCATATTTTTTAAAATTTTGAAATAAAAATTAATTATTAACCTTATAAAAGTAAACGTATTTTAAAATTAAAATTTTATAGTTTAGAAATCTGAAATCTGAAATAAAATTTCTTGACAAGATATTAAAATTATGTTATCTTTAATAAGTATTAAAAAAAATAGAGTATTAAAGAAGAAGCACTGCCTGTTTCTCACCTTATGGACCAAGCGAGTTTACATAGGGTAATAGAAATTTTAATAAGAAATTAAATATAAGTTGAAATAACATTATTTTTAATTTAAT is a genomic window containing:
- a CDS encoding metal ABC transporter solute-binding protein, Zn/Mn family; amino-acid sequence: MKKILLCLSMLFLASFSFAENIVITSIQPLYSLTSYITKGTDIKVYNAFDAGTSMTMSREAIRQEDFDLSVAKKAQAVIDIARIWEEDVIYGKARAHNIKIIEIDASFPYDDKMSSLFYSDYSNGKTNFYVWMGSKNVVRMVNIIARDLAKIYPKNKAKIEKNVAVFTAKILQEEKIANEALLKANSSEVISLSENLQYFLNDLNIFFEYENPENITAENVVELMKKKGINVLVSDRWLKKNVIKAIKDAGGDFVVINTLDIPMDLDGKMDPDAILKSYKENTTNLIQALSK
- a CDS encoding metal ABC transporter permease translates to MFENFRVFIIALAEQGKIPESFKYGFVINAIVCALLIGPILGAIGTMVVAKKMAFFSEAVGHASMTGIAIGVILGEPFSAPYISLFTYCILFGLIINYTKNRTKMSSDTLIGVFLAMSIALGGSLLIYVSGKVNSHALESILFGSILTVNDSDIYILIATSIIIVLILIPFLNKMLLASFNPSLASVRGVNVKLIEYAFIVIVTVITIASVKIVGSILVEALLLIPAASAKNLSKSIKGFVSYSIIFSLISCLLGIYLPIHFAISIPSGGAIILIASVIFIITIIIKMLFKRFAEGE
- a CDS encoding metal ABC transporter ATP-binding protein gives rise to the protein MNGIQIDIKNLNLTLSSSEILKDINLTIKAGEIHCLVGPNGGGKTSLLRCILGQMPFEGEIVMSFEKEKIIGYVPQVLDFEKTLPITVEDFMAMSCQSLPCFFGMSSKHKKHIDDLLEKLSISGKRKRLLGNLSGGERQRVLLAQALHPTPNLVILDEPLTGIDKQGEEYFKEIILELKEQEITVLWIHHNLAQVKELADTVTCVKQKIVFSGDPRIELTDDKILRIFQ
- a CDS encoding metal ABC transporter solute-binding protein, Zn/Mn family, with product MKNFNKILFGLFFLIFSVFSFGKDKLKVGVTLQPYYSFVKNVAGDKLDVIPVIRLDLYDSHSYQPKPEDIKNVNNLDVLVVNGVGHDEFIFDILNATDNKDKIKVIYANKNVSLMPIAGTLSSEKVLNPHTFISITTSIQQIYNIAKELGEIDPSNKDFYIKNARDYAKKLRKLKTDALSEVQSLTNLDFRVATLHGGYDYLLSEFGIDVKAVIEPSHGAQPSASDLQKVIAVIKKEKIDVIFGEKNFNNKFVDTIHDETGVEVRSLSHMTNGPYEIDSFEKFIKLNLDEIVKAMKDVAKKKGIK
- a CDS encoding metal ABC transporter solute-binding protein, Zn/Mn family; the encoded protein is MKRFFSIFFLIFSTFSFSNDKLKIGVSLQAYYSFVSNIVKDRAEVIPVARLDLYDSHSYQPKIEDIKRVADLDVLVVNGIGHDEFMFEILNASDRKDKIKVIYANKDISLMPVAGTLNSQKILNTHTFISITTSIQQIYNIARELAEIDSKNKEFYLENAREYVKKLRKLKVEALDKIKDLDNFEFKVATFMGGYDYLFAEFGIDVKAVIEPFHGAQPSVADIKKAVDIIKAENIDVIFGEKHFSNKYVEAIQRETGIELRTLDHLTSGPYEIDSFEKLIKVDLEEIVDTIKYIAKKKNKI
- a CDS encoding DUF6162 family protein, which encodes MFKINKFVIKPLTSKKENFYLLLTFFILIFFATILLKMRYKEPYTQKIQNDEISAFSSLNNIESSIYADILNSLVDISLLKSDLGEIPSISLLDEEEIPPYHRDKIWEQKGALDWNEFKHDNEFFYLGISSTDEIGSFLVELNKEDIGKSNIFYMNKKLPKEDILKNFEKYEADFKKIVPYTGEDERKKFKGE